The genomic DNA TATGTAATGGAAAGTGATGCTGATGCTTCTCTTCGTAGTGGTTTGAAGCAGAAGATTACGCCAGAGCAATACAAGGAGATGGTTGAAAATGATACTATCACTGAGGCTTTGTGTGAATATCCTGTAAAGGAAGGTGATGTGTTCTTCCTGCCAGCTGGTCGTATCCACTCTATTGGTGCAGGCTGTTTCTTAGCAGAGATTCAGGAGACAAGCGACGTAACCTACCGTATCTATGATTTCAAGCGTCAGGATGCTGAGGGTAATTATCGCCAGTTGCATACGAAGGAAGCGGCTGAGTGTATTGATTATACGGTCTATCCAGACTATCGTACACAGTATGAAGCACGTAAGAACGAGCCAGTCGAGCTTGTTAGCTGTCCTTATTTCACCACTTCTGTTTATGACCTTACAGAGCCAATGACACTCGATTATAGCGATTTGGATTCTTTCGTAATCTTCGTTGGACTCAAGGGTGAGGGTGAGATTACCGATGCAGAAGGAAATACTATTTCGTTCCGTGCAGGTGAGAGTGTACTCCTTCCAGCTACAGCAACAACAGTTAAGGTTTCAGGAACTATTAAGTTCTTAGAGTCTTACGTATAAATAAGTACATTAAAGACCACTTTAGCCGAGTCTTCATGGTGTTGATAAACTGCTAATAGTGGTGTAGATTGTATAAAAATAGCTTTCCTTTTCGTGTGAAGAGGAGAGCTATTTTTATTTTATAAACGTGTTTTTTGTTTTGCATTAACGTCTTCCTATCTTTATGATAGTGACCTTAATGTCCCTCTTTCCCTATCTTCAGTCGATGTTTTAAGGTAGCACACATATGGTGCTAAGGCTTAACACACATGGTGTTCATGGTAAACACCATTGGTGTTAGTAGTAGATAGCATAAAAAAGAGGTCTCTTTCCTGTGTAAAAAGGAGACCTCTTTCCGTTTTATAGATTGAATCCTTGTTTATTCTTTTTCCTCTTTCTTATCCTCCGCAACAGCAGGTACGTTTTCCGTTTCTACTGTATTACCCTCTTTCGTGACATATCTTTGCCAGTAAGCAATGATAAGCGTCGTGAGTGGTAAGGCAATGATAAGTCCGATAAAGCCCAAGAGTGCACCCCAAACGGAGAGAGAGAGGAGTAGGATAGCAGGGTTGAGACCCATAGCTTTACCCATAATCTTCGGAGTTATCACCATATCCATAAGTAACTGTACAACGGCAAAGACTGCTAATGCAGAACCAAAAATAATCCAGAAATTCTGCCCAGTGTCAGCAGCTTTGAGTAATGCTAAGAAGGCTGTTGGAACGAGGGCGAAGGTGTGAAGATAAGGAACGAGGTTAAGAATACCAATGAGTACAGCTAAACCGATAGCCATAGGGAAGTCTATAATGGTGAAACCAATACAAAAGAGTATAGCCATACAGAGTGATACTAAGCCTTGCCCACGAATGTAATTATTCAGTTCTCGTTCTACATCCTGTGCTAACCCAGCCCAGAAAGGGCGTGCTCTCTTTGGAAATATCTTAATCCAGTTGCTTGACAATACCTCATAATCAAGTAAGATAAAGAACGTGTAGAGGAGGGTGATACATGACGCAATGATAGAGATTACGATACTTGCAGTTTGTCCTATCACAGAGAAAAGCTTTGGCATAGCACTCTTAATCGTTTCAGTGAAGTCTGGACTCTTTAAGAATCTTTCTATTTCTACTTGATTTTCCTTAATCCATCTCTGCACCATTGTCGCTATGTTATTGGTATGTGTGGTCTCATGTAAATAGCGATTGACAATAGTCATAAACTTATCAGCCTGATTTATCATTGGTGGGACGATAAACATGAAGATGGCTGCAAAGAGTGCTGTGACAAATATAAGGGTAATGATGATGCTTAAAGCCCTACCTGGTACGTGGAGTTTATACTGTACGAACTTCACGATAGGGTAGAGGAGATAGGCTATCAACCATGCTATAAAGAATGGCAGAAGAACATCAGAGAGTGACTTGATGATAAATCCTACCGTAAGGATTGCTAATGCTACTAAAGCCCAACGTATGAATTTATCGAAAGTAATCGTTTGTCGCATAGTTGTTTTATTCTTTATTATTTGCTTCATTCTGTGTTGCCCTCTTGTAGCATTCACGGCACAATGGCTCGTATTCCTGCTGTTCGCCAAGCATAACACGACGATTATCAGCAATGAGGCGGTGGCTTACGTATGCCAATGCCCCACACTTCACGCAGATAGCATGTACCTTAGTCACCTCATCAGCAATGGCACAAAGTGCTGGAATCGGACCGAAGGGTACACCTTTAAAGTCCATATCAAGACCCGCAATGATGACACGTACCCCGTTGTTTGCTAATTTGTTGCAAACCTCAGTGAGTCCTTCGTCTAAGAACTGTGCTTCGTCAATGCCCACGACATCAATATCCGAGGCAAGAAGGAGGATGTTGCCAGATGAATCAATAGGTGTGGAATGAATAATGTTCTTGTCATGACTGACAACATCTTCGTCCGAATAACGTGTGTCAAGCGAAGGTTTGAAAATCTCCACCTTCTGTTTTGCAAACTTGGCACGTTTCATACGACGGATGAGTTCTTCTGTCTTACCAGAGAACATACTTCCACAAATCACCTCAATGCGTCCTTGTCGACGTCTTTCACCGTTAAGATTGTCTATCTTTGTCATAATCATTGCAAAGATATATAATTAAAAAAGAATAGATAAACGTTAAGCGTTAAAAGTTATTGAGTAGGTATGTTCTTTGCTTTCTCAACTAAGGAAAAAAGTGAGTTAAGCTAAAATTATTGAATAAAGTTGATGTTTTTCGTTGATAAGAGTGCTTATTCTTAAAATTTACAACATCATTGTTACTTTGTCTTTTCCCTTGCAAACGGACATAATTGTTATGTAAAAAAGCTAATTTATTTTGCTCTTCTGTTCATTTACTTTACATTTGCAAATAACAATGGGAATACTTTATCTCGTACCGACACCAGTTGGAAATATGGAGGATATGACCCTCCGTGCCATCAGAATCTTAAAAGAAGCTGATTTAGTTTTGTGTGAGGATACTCGTACATCGGGTATTTTGTTGAAACATTTTGAGATTAAGAATCGTCTTATGTCTCATCATAAATTCAATGAACATGCAAGTTCTGCTGGTATAGTTAATAGATTAAAGGCTGGTGAGACAGTTGCACTTATCTCAGATGCAGGAACTCCAGGTATCAGTGATCCTGGATTTTTTCTCGCTCGTGAGGCAGCAGCCAATGGAATAACCGTTCAGACACTCCCTGGAGCCACAGCTTTCGTGCCTGCATTGGTGTCAAGTGGTTTGCCTTGCGACCGCTTCTGCTTCGAAGGGTTTCTCCCTCAGAAGAAAGGACGTAAGACTCATTTAGAGAGTTTAGCCGAAGAACCACGCACAATGATATTCTATGAATCACCTTATAGAGTGGTGAAAACATTAGAACAATTCGTTGACGTGTTCGGTCCAGAACGACAAGTAAGCTGTTGTCGTGAGATTTCTAAGATACACGAAGAGAGTGTTCGAGGAGCATTGACAGAGGTAATTGCCCACTTCAAAGAGACAGAACCACGTGGTGAGTTCGTCATCGTAGTGGCTGGAAAAGAAAAAGTAAAGTCTTCTGATAGGAAGAAACAAATGGATAAAAACTTATAATGTATGAATAAACTATTAGTTTTCGCAGTATGTGGAGTTCTTGCACTGGCATCCTGCAACAAAGACAAGAAATCGGCTTTGAACCCATCCGAAATACAGAGTGATTCTTTGCGTAGTGTTATTGATGCACGTGATCATGAGATTAATGACATGATGGGAACGTTGAATGATATCCAGCAGGGTTTTGCTGCTATCAACGAGGCAGAGAATCGTGTTACTATCGCTAAGAATGGTGAGGCTGCTAACAAGACAGAACAGATGAAGGAGAATATCCAGTTCATTGCTCAGCGTATGCAGGAAAACCGTGAACTCATCAAGAAGTTACAGCAACAGCTGCGTGAGACAGGCTTTAAGGGTGACGCAATGAAGGAGACACTCAACCGTCTGACAAATCAGTTGAGTTCAAAGGAGACTGAGTTGAAGCAGTTGCGTGCTGAGTTGGAGTCAAAGAATATTCATATTAAGGAACTTGATGAGACTATCACAGGTTTGAATACTGATGTTACTAATCTCAAGACTGATAAGGAGAACCTTACAGCAGAGAAGGAAAACCTCACTAAGGAGAAGGAAAATCTCCAGACAGAGAGCAACCAGAAGACTGAGACTATCAATACTCAGGACAAGCAGTTGAATACTGGTTGGTATGTATTCGGTACTAAGAGCGAGTTGAAGGCACAGCGCATCCTCGACGGTGGTAAGGTTCTTCAAGGGGCTTTCAACAAGGGTTACTTCACAAAGATTGATATCCGTGTTAACAAGGAAATCAAACTTTACAGCAAGAGTGCACATCTCTTGACTGCCCACCCAAGTAGTAGCTACATGCTGACAACCGATACAAACGGACAGTATGTTCTCCGTATCACCGACCCACAGACCTTCTGGAGCACAAGCAAATACTTGGTTATCCAGGTTAGATAAGCATAAGATAACAATATAAGAAAAGAGGCATTCTCATCGTAAGGATGCCTCTTTTCTTATGTCTTCAAACCAGACGAGAGCAGTAATAACCATTTTTGCAAGTTTTTTCTATTGTATCGTCGTCTACAACACTCAAAGAAAGCCTTATGAATGTGGCACTTTATCTTTTAACTCTGCAAATTTTGTGCTAAACAGTAAGCTGATGGTGACGAAGGCTGCACCTATTGCCAATCCAATATACTGAACGTTGTGAAGCAAAGTAAGGATGAATTCTGATTGCGTTCCGTTGATATATCGGTCAAAGATGGTTGGCAGTGTGAAACTTGCAAGCGTAACAACACAGCCCAAAACAATACCAACGGCAAGCAGTTTAAGCGACGTTAGTTTATTCTTTCGGCTTTCCGCACGTTGATATGCCTTGACTTCTTCGATAAGTTCCATCTGTCGTTGCAGTCTTTCCATGAACGTTTTGTCATCCGACAGTTGTGGATGATAGTCCGCCAGTAAGTCTTTTAAGAATTTATCTTCGTTCATCTTTCCAATAAGTGTTTAAGTTCTTGCCGTCCACGTGAGAGTTGTTTCTTAATTGCATCCTCACTGTTTTCGGTTATCTCTGCAATTTCTTTTATCTGATAACCCTGCATATAATAAAGCAGAATACTTGTGCGCATCGTTTCCGTAAGCGTTTCTAAAGCACTATGTAATTCCTGATAGCGGAAGGCATCGTCACTTTTATTGTTCCCTTGGAGCGTGATAGCCTTCTCAATGGGCAGTTCCTGTTGATGCTTCTGTTTGCGGTGGGAGTCGATGAAGACACGATAGGCAATCTTCATTAGCCAAGCCGAGAACAGTCCCCGTTCGTCGTATTGACTGCTACGAAGGTAGGCTTTAATGAGTGCTTCTTGAGCAATATCGTCAGCTTCAGCACTATTGCCGCAGCATAAAGCCGTCAGGAACCGACGTAGATGCGCCTGCTCCTGATTGACCAATTCAACGAATTGTTCTATTGTCATAATAACCTAATCATTGTCTTTCAAGTTTTCCAAAGTCTTTTTGGCATTGTTGTAGGCGATTAACAACCCGCATCCTACAGCCAGTGGGGCAATGCCGAATACAGCGCCTATAGGGATATATCCTTTGTCAAAACTTTGCAAAATGCTCAAAACTATAATAACCAATATGGTTGCTGCCCCTCCGATAAGACAGATTGTCCCCCAA from Prevotella melaninogenica includes the following:
- a CDS encoding type I phosphomannose isomerase catalytic subunit, whose translation is MEMFKFNPLLKSILWGGEKIVPFKHLTSDQKQVGESWEISGVKDNESVVSNGEYKGWTLNKLVDTLKDKLVGKENYARFGNEFPLLVKFIDARQQLSIQVHPTDEQAQAKGLGRGKTEMWYVMESDADASLRSGLKQKITPEQYKEMVENDTITEALCEYPVKEGDVFFLPAGRIHSIGAGCFLAEIQETSDVTYRIYDFKRQDAEGNYRQLHTKEAAECIDYTVYPDYRTQYEARKNEPVELVSCPYFTTSVYDLTEPMTLDYSDLDSFVIFVGLKGEGEITDAEGNTISFRAGESVLLPATATTVKVSGTIKFLESYV
- a CDS encoding AI-2E family transporter, coding for MRQTITFDKFIRWALVALAILTVGFIIKSLSDVLLPFFIAWLIAYLLYPIVKFVQYKLHVPGRALSIIITLIFVTALFAAIFMFIVPPMINQADKFMTIVNRYLHETTHTNNIATMVQRWIKENQVEIERFLKSPDFTETIKSAMPKLFSVIGQTASIVISIIASCITLLYTFFILLDYEVLSSNWIKIFPKRARPFWAGLAQDVERELNNYIRGQGLVSLCMAILFCIGFTIIDFPMAIGLAVLIGILNLVPYLHTFALVPTAFLALLKAADTGQNFWIIFGSALAVFAVVQLLMDMVITPKIMGKAMGLNPAILLLSLSVWGALLGFIGLIIALPLTTLIIAYWQRYVTKEGNTVETENVPAVAEDKKEEKE
- a CDS encoding thymidine kinase produces the protein MTKIDNLNGERRRQGRIEVICGSMFSGKTEELIRRMKRAKFAKQKVEIFKPSLDTRYSDEDVVSHDKNIIHSTPIDSSGNILLLASDIDVVGIDEAQFLDEGLTEVCNKLANNGVRVIIAGLDMDFKGVPFGPIPALCAIADEVTKVHAICVKCGALAYVSHRLIADNRRVMLGEQQEYEPLCRECYKRATQNEANNKE
- the rsmI gene encoding 16S rRNA (cytidine(1402)-2'-O)-methyltransferase, giving the protein MGILYLVPTPVGNMEDMTLRAIRILKEADLVLCEDTRTSGILLKHFEIKNRLMSHHKFNEHASSAGIVNRLKAGETVALISDAGTPGISDPGFFLAREAAANGITVQTLPGATAFVPALVSSGLPCDRFCFEGFLPQKKGRKTHLESLAEEPRTMIFYESPYRVVKTLEQFVDVFGPERQVSCCREISKIHEESVRGALTEVIAHFKETEPRGEFVIVVAGKEKVKSSDRKKQMDKNL
- a CDS encoding RNA polymerase sigma factor, with product MTIEQFVELVNQEQAHLRRFLTALCCGNSAEADDIAQEALIKAYLRSSQYDERGLFSAWLMKIAYRVFIDSHRKQKHQQELPIEKAITLQGNNKSDDAFRYQELHSALETLTETMRTSILLYYMQGYQIKEIAEITENSEDAIKKQLSRGRQELKHLLER